One Deltaproteobacteria bacterium CG11_big_fil_rev_8_21_14_0_20_49_13 genomic region harbors:
- a CDS encoding tRNA guanosine(34) transglycosylase Tgt: MFEFKVNKTAKDSRARLGRFKTSHGEVDTPVFMPVGTQGTVKAMTPEELVGLGAEIVLGNTYHLSLRPGHEVIKKLGGLHKFMHWDKPILTDSGGFQVFSLGRGGGGSKQGVKGQEDGNELPIKERLKEENETLISSKISEEGVKFRTPIDGGREHFLTPEIAVEIQEALDSDIMMVLDECLPHGENEKATRDSMELSLRWAERCLATRKQENALFAIVQGGMYKNLRKEYIERMLEISSCHPRENGDLEGEIPALASGRQASAGMTKRGFNGYAIGGLSVGEPNELMYDITGHCTEFLPKDKPRYLMGVGTPEDLLECIDLGIDMFDCVMPSRNGRTGMAMTYKGNWNILNAKFTEDPNPPDPECPCYCCQNYSMAYLRHMFKCNEILGSRLATIHNLHFYLDLIRNIRSAIAEDRFIEFKRDFISKRNMSD, translated from the coding sequence ATGTTCGAGTTCAAGGTAAACAAGACGGCCAAAGATTCGCGGGCAAGGCTGGGAAGATTTAAGACCTCTCACGGCGAGGTAGATACGCCTGTATTTATGCCCGTAGGCACTCAAGGGACCGTGAAGGCGATGACGCCGGAGGAATTAGTAGGCCTTGGCGCCGAGATAGTCCTTGGAAACACCTACCATTTATCGCTTAGGCCGGGACACGAGGTCATTAAAAAATTAGGCGGGCTCCATAAGTTCATGCACTGGGATAAGCCGATACTTACGGACAGCGGAGGATTTCAGGTCTTCAGCCTTGGAAGGGGCGGAGGGGGGAGCAAACAAGGGGTCAAGGGGCAAGAAGATGGAAATGAATTGCCGATCAAAGAGCGGCTGAAGGAAGAAAATGAAACGCTTATCTCGTCCAAGATATCCGAAGAGGGTGTTAAGTTCCGAACCCCGATAGACGGTGGGCGGGAACACTTTTTGACCCCAGAGATCGCCGTTGAGATACAAGAAGCGCTTGACAGCGACATTATGATGGTCCTGGATGAATGCCTCCCCCACGGCGAGAACGAAAAGGCCACGCGCGATTCGATGGAGCTCTCTTTAAGATGGGCGGAGAGGTGTCTTGCTACCCGCAAGCAGGAAAATGCGCTCTTTGCGATCGTCCAAGGGGGCATGTATAAGAACCTGCGCAAAGAATATATCGAGCGGATGCTGGAGATATCTTCATGTCATCCCCGTGAAAACGGGGATCTCGAAGGGGAAATTCCTGCCTTGGCCTCCGGAAGGCAGGCTTCTGCGGGAATGACAAAGCGCGGCTTTAATGGCTACGCAATCGGCGGCCTGTCGGTCGGCGAACCTAATGAGCTGATGTATGATATTACCGGCCATTGCACCGAATTTCTTCCAAAGGATAAGCCCCGCTATTTAATGGGTGTGGGAACGCCCGAGGATCTTCTTGAATGTATAGATCTTGGCATCGACATGTTCGATTGTGTCATGCCTTCACGCAACGGGCGAACCGGTATGGCCATGACATATAAGGGTAATTGGAACATTTTAAACGCCAAATTCACCGAAGACCCGAACCCTCCGGACCCCGAATGTCCATGCTATTGCTGCCAAAATTATTCGATGGCCTATCTGCGCCACATGTTCAAATGTAACGAGATTCTGGGTTCGCGACTCGCAACAATTCATAACTTGCATTTTTACCTCGATTTGATAAGAAACATCCGCTCCGCGATAGCGGAGGATAGGTTTATAGAATTTAAGAGGGATTTTATTTCCAAAAGAAACATGAGTGATTAA
- the secF gene encoding protein translocase subunit SecF codes for MIELPIPKNIPFMKYKVWLILLSLVVTIGSLVIMFKNGLNYGIDFKGGVKLLYAFNAPVQDGEIKSILLKNGVDSVVQRYGNTNRNQFTIKTKQTEETLEGSVAKITDILTLKYGAENMVLEQQETVGPKVGQELKRKGQLAIFFTLIAMLVYIGIKFNFYFAPGAIVALIHDVVVVMGFLTFFNKEFNLSILAALLTIVGYSINDTIIVYDRIREHAKKINVNTIDEVVNQSINETLSRTIITSFTVLIVVAILFFSGGGVIHDFAFCFIIGVVTGSYSSIFIASPIYIWLYKHWPRIAAKFKKW; via the coding sequence ATGATAGAACTTCCGATCCCAAAGAATATTCCGTTCATGAAGTATAAGGTGTGGCTGATATTGCTCTCTCTTGTCGTGACCATAGGAAGCCTTGTCATCATGTTCAAGAACGGGCTTAATTACGGCATCGATTTTAAGGGCGGCGTTAAGCTCCTATATGCGTTCAATGCTCCTGTGCAGGACGGGGAGATAAAATCCATCCTTTTGAAGAATGGCGTCGATTCGGTAGTTCAGCGTTACGGAAACACCAACAGGAACCAGTTCACCATAAAGACCAAACAGACAGAAGAGACACTTGAAGGCTCGGTCGCCAAGATCACGGATATCCTTACGTTAAAATATGGCGCCGAAAATATGGTGCTCGAACAGCAGGAGACGGTGGGGCCGAAAGTGGGGCAGGAGCTAAAAAGAAAGGGCCAGCTTGCAATTTTCTTCACGCTCATTGCGATGCTCGTTTATATAGGAATAAAGTTCAATTTCTATTTTGCCCCCGGAGCCATCGTTGCCCTTATACACGATGTCGTCGTCGTTATGGGTTTTCTTACGTTCTTTAACAAGGAGTTCAACCTTTCGATCCTTGCGGCGCTACTTACCATAGTCGGTTATTCCATCAACGATACCATCATTGTGTACGATCGCATCCGCGAACACGCAAAGAAGATCAACGTAAACACCATAGACGAAGTCGTGAACCAGAGCATAAACGAAACGCTCTCGAGAACGATAATAACGTCGTTCACCGTTTTGATCGTCGTTGCCATACTCTTCTTCAGCGGCGGAGGAGTTATCCATGATTTCGCGTTTTGCTTCATAATCGGCGTGGTTACCGGTAGCTATTCATCTATATTCATAGCGAGCCCTATCTATATATGGCTCTATAAACACTGGCCCCGAATTGCGGCCAAATTTAAAAAATGGTGA
- the yajC gene encoding preprotein translocase subunit YajC has product MLGLFISTAHAMAGQPGGGAGAQGGGGMAGLFLPMIVVFAIFYFLMIRPQQKQAKKVRAMIEGLKKGDDVVTRSGIHGRIHGMAEGIITLEIAENVRIKMDKAQIGFVKQTTES; this is encoded by the coding sequence ATGTTAGGTCTATTCATCAGCACAGCGCATGCAATGGCAGGACAGCCCGGCGGCGGAGCGGGCGCGCAGGGTGGCGGCGGAATGGCGGGGCTCTTCCTCCCCATGATAGTGGTATTCGCGATCTTTTACTTTTTAATGATCCGCCCGCAGCAAAAGCAGGCGAAAAAGGTTCGCGCCATGATAGAAGGCCTTAAAAAGGGCGATGATGTGGTCACAAGAAGCGGCATCCACGGAAGGATCCACGGTATGGCCGAAGGGATCATCACTCTTGAGATAGCCGAGAACGTCCGCATAAAAATGGACAAGGCGCAGATAGGTTTTGTAAAACAAACAACAGAATCGTAA
- the secD gene encoding protein translocase subunit SecD: protein MPQSWKWKCYAVLASFLIGIYLLVPTIFGFDAKRNILESNGQPVPWYIQVFPKKALNLGLDLRGGIYIEMQVNVADAIKRKTDLFSTDIERYLEEKNVTPAAILQPNNDGVLHIRLSTADQVDTLTNLIDQDFGQVFAKQAVTTEEGYPTVVIAMQKTYKDYLEGNSVKQALETVRNRIDRYGVSEPTITRQGSDRIAIELPGLSDPDRAISIIKRTGQLEFKLVDESKSQPEIEQMISDARKEKSIPEGYSAEIISQINENLKGKIPETSEVTFEVIRDPITKKIVRGAPFLIIRKAEVTGDMLQDARVSIDNNEPKVNLTFDKTGTENFGGLTKNNVKKRLAIVLDGYVNKAPVINEPILTGHAQISLGFGDYQAVLKEAEDLALVLQEGALPASLSEATKTVVGPTLGQESIMAGLKASLIAAILVIIFMIFYYRMSGLYADIAVALNVLLILALLSIFGATLTLPGIAGIVLTVGMAVDANVLICERIREELRLGKPVKSAIDAGYSNALRAVVDSNITTLIAGIVLYQFGTGPIKGFAVTLSIGILTTLFTSIVVTRLIYDYRVMKHKVERISI from the coding sequence ATGCCACAATCCTGGAAATGGAAGTGCTACGCGGTGCTGGCCTCTTTTTTGATCGGTATATATCTTTTGGTCCCGACAATATTCGGATTCGACGCCAAAAGAAATATCTTAGAATCGAACGGTCAGCCGGTCCCGTGGTACATCCAGGTCTTTCCCAAAAAGGCGCTTAACTTGGGGCTTGATCTTCGCGGCGGCATCTACATCGAGATGCAGGTCAACGTTGCCGACGCCATCAAGAGAAAGACAGACCTCTTTTCTACCGACATCGAGCGTTATCTTGAAGAAAAGAACGTAACCCCCGCAGCTATTCTACAGCCGAACAACGACGGTGTCCTTCATATAAGGCTTTCCACAGCCGATCAGGTGGACACACTTACTAACCTAATAGATCAGGATTTCGGTCAGGTCTTTGCAAAACAGGCGGTAACTACCGAAGAAGGTTACCCGACCGTGGTAATAGCTATGCAAAAGACCTATAAGGACTATCTCGAGGGCAATTCCGTGAAGCAGGCGCTAGAGACGGTGCGGAACAGAATTGACCGTTACGGGGTCTCCGAACCTACGATAACAAGGCAAGGTAGCGACCGCATAGCTATCGAGCTTCCTGGCCTTTCCGATCCGGACCGCGCGATCTCTATCATCAAGAGGACCGGCCAGCTGGAGTTCAAGCTTGTGGACGAGAGCAAAAGCCAGCCCGAAATTGAACAGATGATCTCCGACGCGCGCAAAGAGAAGAGCATTCCGGAAGGATATTCCGCCGAGATCATTTCACAGATAAACGAGAACCTTAAGGGCAAGATACCGGAGACGAGCGAGGTTACCTTTGAGGTTATTCGCGATCCTATCACAAAAAAGATAGTTCGCGGCGCACCTTTTCTCATAATCAGAAAAGCGGAAGTTACAGGTGACATGCTTCAGGACGCCCGTGTCTCTATCGATAACAACGAACCAAAGGTCAACCTCACATTCGATAAGACAGGAACAGAGAACTTCGGCGGACTTACAAAGAACAACGTAAAAAAACGTCTCGCCATAGTCCTCGACGGATATGTGAACAAGGCCCCCGTAATTAACGAGCCGATACTCACAGGACACGCCCAAATATCTTTGGGCTTTGGCGATTACCAGGCGGTCCTGAAAGAGGCCGAAGATCTGGCGCTTGTACTGCAGGAAGGCGCGCTTCCGGCAAGTCTTTCAGAGGCGACAAAGACCGTTGTGGGCCCGACCCTCGGGCAGGAATCCATTATGGCGGGTCTTAAAGCGAGCCTTATCGCTGCGATCCTGGTCATAATATTCATGATCTTTTACTACAGGATGAGCGGTCTTTACGCCGACATTGCGGTCGCGCTCAACGTTCTTTTGATATTGGCGCTTCTCTCCATATTCGGTGCAACGCTTACTCTTCCCGGTATCGCAGGCATTGTGCTTACCGTCGGCATGGCGGTCGATGCCAACGTTCTTATTTGCGAACGCATAAGGGAAGAGCTGCGGCTGGGAAAACCCGTTAAGTCGGCTATCGACGCGGGATATTCAAACGCCCTTCGCGCGGTTGTCGATTCCAATATCACGACGCTGATCGCAGGAATAGTTCTATACCAGTTCGGGACCGGTCCTATTAAAGGTTTTGCAGTGACGCTTTCGATAGGTATCTTGACCACGCTCTTTACATCCATTGTGGTCACAAGGCTCATTTATGATTACAGGGTCATGAAACATAAGGTGGAGAGAATAAGCATATGA